The following is a genomic window from Synechococcus sp. JA-2-3B'a(2-13).
CAACAAGGTGATTGGGGAGGTACAGGCCGGGCTGCGCAGCGGCGGCAGCATCGATCTCATCTGGATCAATGGCAACAACTTCCGCACCCTCAAGCAGGGGAATTTGCTCTACGGCCCCTTTGCTGAGAAATTGCCCAGCTTGACCTTCTATGATCCCGCCGATATTGCAACGGATTTTGGCCTGCCCACCGAGGGCTATTCTGCACCCTACACCGGCAACTACTTTTTAATGGCCTATGATGCCGAACGGGTACCCAATCCCCCCCAGAGCCACGCCGAACTGTTGGCTTGGGCAGAGGCCAATCCAGGGCGATTTACCTACGTGGCCCCGCCGGATTTTCATGGCAGCCGCTTTTTGTTGAGCGCCTTCTACGGCGTGACCGGGGGCTATGCTCAATACAGCGGGCCGGACTTCGATGCCGATCTCTGGGCGCGACAATCCCCTGCCCTGGTGGAATACCTGAGAAAGCTGGATCCCTTCCTGTGGAGACAGGGCCAAACCTACCCGCCCACCTTTGCCCGCCTGGCGGAGCTTTTTGCCAACGGCGAAGTGTGGCTCATCCCCACCTTTATCGATCAGGTGATCTTGCGCAAGGGCAACGGCCAATTTCCCCCCAGCACCACCCCCTATGGGATCCCGGGCACCAGCTTGATCGATCCCTCGTTCACGGCCATTCCCATCAATGCGGCCAATCCTTGGGGGGCAATGGTCCTGGCAGAGGTCTTGGCCAGCCCGGAGGGGCAGCTGGAAAAGTTCAAGCCGGAGGTCTGGGGGGATCTGCCGCTCATCGATGTCAGCCGGTTGTCTGCCGACTACCAAACAGCTTTTGCCCAGCTGGAGGCTGCTGCCGGGATCCCCATTCAAGAGGCCATTGCCGGGGCAGTGCCCATCGTGAACTCCGAATACACGGTGCAACTGGAGGCCCTCTGGCAGCAACAAGTCTTGCCGGGATAGGGGTCAGGTATGCCCCTCACCCCCAGCCTCTTTCCAAAAGGGGAGGTCTTCTGACATTGGGGGTGGGCCGGGCAATGGCGGAGCAGGATCCTCACCTTGGGGCAACCAAACTTGGAAATGCGTCCATCCATCCGAGCTGTTGACGGAGATATTCCCCCCCATATGCTCCACCAGTTGCTTCACCAAAGCCAGCCCCAGGCCGGTGCCGCCGTGCTTCCAGCGATCCGATTGCGGGATCCGGTAAAACTTTTCAAAGATGCGGGGCAGCTCTGCTGTTGGGATCTCGCTGCTGTTGCTGCAGACGAAGAGGATCCCCTCTCCTTCTGAGACAGCCCGCAGGTGGATGGATCCCTCGGGGGCCGTGTACTTGATGGCGTTGTGCAGCAGCTCGCGCAGAATGCGCCCCAAGCAGGTGGGGTCGGCCCAAAGCGAGGGGATCCCTGCCTCCAGGTGCAGTTGCAGGTGTTGATGTTTGGCTTGGGCCAAAGGCTGAGCCCCGGCCAGCAAATCTTGTAAATACCGCGGCAGAAAAATATTCTCTGGTTGCAGCAGATACGTCCCGGCTCCCAGCCGTCGCATATCCAGCAGGTCGTTGATGAGCTCGATTTGCCGGTTGCACTCTTTCAGGGCAATGGTGAAGTAGTGCCGCTGTTTCTCGGGGTTATCGCGGGTCATTTGCAGCATTTGCAAGGCCATGCGCACATTGGTCATGGGGGTGCGCAGCTCGTGCGAGACGGTGCTGAGGAAATCATCCTTCAGCAAATTCAGCCGCTCCAATTCCTTCACCTGCGCTTGGGCTGCTTGGTACAGACGGGCTTGGCGAATGGCCAGGGCACACAAGTTGGCCACCTGATAGGCCAGTTGAATCTCGTCTTCGGAAAACTCTTGCTCCGGCAGCCGCTCCAACAGCAAAGCTCCCAGCCGCTTCTCTTTGTCCCAAAGGGTGCAGACCAGCAGCCGCACCCAGCGTCCTTCCTTCCGACAACAGCAGTGGATTTTCCATTTCTGCTGTGAGGAAGAATGGGACTGCAGCAGGCGCAAGAACTCCGGGTCGCTGGCGTAGTCTGGCCCATGCAAGGGATCCGCCCCGCCATCTTGAGCCACGTCAGAAGAGAGAGAGGGGGAGTAGCAGTAGCCAGGGATCCAGGTTGACCCATCTTCTAAAAGCAGCAGGACTTGGCAGCAGGTTAGGCCTAGTGCCTCGGCAAGGGCTCTGACCACTTCTTCAAGAATTTCCCCCTCGTTTAGGCTGACCACCATCCGGCTGCTGATGGCGCGCAGCACCCCCTCAAAATGCAAGGCCTGCTGCAGCTTGGCCGTGCGCAGCTCCACCTGGGCTTCCAGCTCCCGGTTGAGGGCTTGCAACTGTTGTTCTGCCCGCTTTTGCTCGGTGATCTCCCGCCCCACCGACAGGATCTCCACCAAGCGGCCTTGGCTGTCGAAAATGCCCCGATCCACCCAGCTAATCCAGCGGGACTGGCCGTTTTCTCCGGGATACTCCCGCTCGCTGCAGTAGAAAGGATGCTCAGGCGTGAGAGCAGCAAAAGCTTGCAACACCTTAGCCTGCTCTTCTTCCGGCAGCCGATCCCGCCAAGGTTGGCCCACCACCTCCTCTGCCCGCCGACCGAAGAAGCGCAAATAGGCAGGATTGACATAGGTGATGCAGGTATCGGGCCGAAAGCGACAAATGAGCTCCGTCTGCTGTTCCACCACGGCGCGGTATTCTTGCTGCTGCTGCCAGAGACGATCCAGCAGGGCCTGCTGAGCTGCTGCCGCCTGCTGCCAGGCTTTGGTTAGCGTCTGCACCTCCTGGATGGGGCCGGGATCCAAAGGAGGCCAGGGCTGGAAACCGCTGTGTATAAATTGCTCGGCTACTTGGGTGAGGCGGCGCAGGGGACGCAAGAGGGCTTCGCCGAGGAGGATCCCTGTCCCCAGCATGCTCAGCAATAGCCCACCCCCCAGCAGCGCAGCCTGTTGGGCGCTCCGACGGACTTCGGCCAGAAGGGTTGCCTCTGGGATCCCATGCACAAAATAAAAGCCCAGCCTCCCTTCACTCTGAACGGACTCCACCTCCACCCAGTAAGGGATCCCTCCGACCTTGAGGCGCAGCGAATCTTGGGAAGAGGCCGTCCCCCAGGAGCCCACCTGCTCTTGCACGGCCACCAGCAGCGGGTGGGGAGCAGGCCCCGCCGTACTGGCCACCACTTGCCCCTCTTCGTCCAGCAGAAAGCTCACCCCCACAGCAGAGCTGCCTTGTACTCGTTCCAGAAAAGCCTGAAGCTGCTGAATGGACAGGGAAGCCAATAAGCTGCCGTAAACCCGCCCCCCCGAGTCGGTCAGGGATAGGGACGTCAGGATCAGCCGCTCTGGATCCTGGGCAGGAAGCTCCGCAAAAAATCGGGTTACCACCCAAGTGTCGCGGATCCCTTCCGACTGCAGGAGCTGGGGAAACCAGAACAACCGCCTCAAATCCACAAAGCCTAACTGCCTCCTCAGGCCAGTGGGATCCCCTGTCTCTGGATCCCGTTGGCAGCCCTGGACGGATCCTGGCAGCAGGCTGGGGGTGTGGTAAGTCCAAATCGACCCATCGGCGTGACGGCGGGCGGTAACAAATCCCCCCTGAGCAGAGACAAAGCCGATATAGCTGAGCTCAGGAAATGGCTGCAACTGGCGGGCAAAGTGAGCTTCCAGCACCTCTAGATCGGCTGGGCTGGGGGTCGTCAAATCGGGCAGCAGCCCCCCCCTCACTGCCCCTTGATTGAGGGCATTGATCTGAAGGGGAATTTGCAAATATCTGGCGAGGTGCTCTTCGGTGCGGTCGGTAACTTCCCGCCTCAGTTGCTCCGTCAAGCGCAGCGCCAGGTGTCGCCCGCCCTGCCAGGAGAGATAGGCCACTCCCCCCACTCCCCCTGCTACTGAGAGCACTAGGGGCAGCAGCAACGCCACCCGCAAAGGAATGGAGCGGAAAGGCCAACGGGATCGCACTTCAGAAGAACCAGAGAAAAACAGCATGGGATCCCTCACAGAACCTCAGGCTTGGGGAGGTTCCAAAGCCCGCTGCAGAGTGCCAAGGCCGATCTCGGCCGCAATAGCCAGAAGGGCCACTGGAACCGCCCCCACCAGCAAGATGGCGTTGTCGTAGAGGGCAAACCCTAGGGTAATGAAAGTACCCAGCCCTCCTGCGCCGATAAACGCTGCCAGAGTAGCACTGGCAATCACCTCAATGGTAGCCGTTTTAACACCGGCCAAGATCACCGGCAAGGCCAAAGGGATCTCCACGTGCCGCAGTACCTGGCCAGGAGTCATGCCCATGCTCAGGGCAGCTTCCCGTAGGGCCGGCTCAAGGCTGCGGAAGGCCACATCCGTGCTGATCAGAATGGGGGGCAAAGCCAGGAGGGTTAGCGCGACGACTGCCGAACGGAAGCTGAGGCCGAAATAGGGGATGGCCAAAAACAAAATGGCCAAACTGGGGATCACCCGCAGGCTGCTGAACGCATTGATCACCACCAGAGAAAGCATCTGGGAGCGGGAGCTGAAAAAGCCCAGCGGCAAACCCAACAGCAGCCCCATTCCCAAAGGCACCGCCACCAGTTGCAGGTGTTGGACGAAAGCTTGAAACAGCATGTCGCTGTGGTTCTGGGCGTAGGCCAGGGAGCGGGCCAAAAGGCTCATCAAAGGTGCGCAGATGACCGAGGGATCCAAGACAAGCCCCAGTGTAGCGCCGGCAGGCGATCTTGACAGTGCGGAATAGTGCAGAGCGGGGATTTAGCACCAATCAGGGAGATGGGGTCACTCCAATTTCGGTCTCCGACCTGCTAACGCGGTGCAATCAACCTCAACTTTCTCCCAAGGATTAGAACCCACAGCGCCGCCTGCCGACAAAAATAACCATCTGTTTCACTGCCCATCTGAGTTGCCATCTCTATCCTGCTGATCTTTCTCAATCTTGTCTGGATCCCTGTTTGGGGGGTGGTTGGCTTCTCGCTCTTGCAAACGGCGGATTTGGGAGCGCACCTGCAGAGCAATCTGTAAAGCAGCCTCCAGGATTCGCCCCTGTTCGCTGGCCTGCTCGCTCACCTGCAGAGCTGTCAAAGCTGCCAAGTTATCGCCGAAGAACTCGCTCTGCTGCTCGATCAGGTCTTCGTTTTGCCGCAAGATCCGTTCGGTTTTCAAGGCGCGAATGAGATCGGCCCGGGTCAGCTTCAGGGCTTCGATCACCTCAGCCCTCTGGGCCAGCTTCACCTCGGGGTTGCCCGCTTCCACCAACTGGTCGTTGACGTGGATGGCCTGGATGATTCGGTTGTAGCGATCCACTTCCCCCAGCAAGTTCAACAGCAGCGGCATGCGACGGCTGCGGAAAATCCAATAGGCTTGGCCCAGAGCGGCAATAGCCGCCAGGATCCCCCATTCCACCAGCCAAGTGCCCCAAGTGGCCTGTAGGCCAGGGATCCAAATCCGCCCCACCAGGGTAAGTAGGGATCCCCCTGTCCAGAAGGTCAAGAAACGCAAGAACAAGTCCAGCGTCACCAGCAAGCGTAGGAGATCCCAGAAAGCGGAGAACTGGCGCAGACGGTCTTTAAAACGACGAACGGGCCGAGGCCGATACAACCAAGCCACCGGCACTTGAGAGAGGCTTTGAACTTGAGCTGGGGAGATGATCAGCTCTTGTAAGTCCCGCTGCATCGCCATTTGCTCTGCTGAGGCTGGGAAGTTTTCCCATTGTACTTGCGACCTTGAGCAGCTTGGGCTTGCTCAGGGATCCCTTCCAGAAGGGAAGCTGCCTGGCCAAGTCTCGATAGAATGGGGTTCGCTGGGCTGTTTGCGTCTTCACGCCCTCGTGCTCACGTTGTAGGGCAACAGTGAGACACAAGACAGCTCGTCAAACGCAAAGGAGAAGAGCAGGGTGACCAGCCAATTGCGCCAACTGAAGGCCCATCTCGCTGAACCGGAAAACTTTGCCCCCTACGGACAGGTCATTTGCCCCACTCCCGATCACAAACCCTTCGACAGTCAAGATGCTCAGTTGTTCTTGAATCAAGGGCAGCCCCGCTTTTACATCATGCGCTTGCCTCGCCGCGGCCTCAAGTTTACTCAGATCACCCACCACATCCGCTGCACCCAGTGCCTGGGATCCCTCAATGGCAAGGAGTGGTTTATTGGTGTTGCACCCCCTGCCGATGAGCTGCACGTGGATCAGATTCAAGCCTTTCGGGTGCCTGGGGATCGCTTTATCAAACTGGAGATGGGTACCTGGCATGCCGGCCCCTATTTTGACCACGAAGAGTTCATCGATTTCTACAACTTGGAGCTGGCCGACACCAACATCACCGATCACGAAACCATAAACTTACTCCAAACCTACAACCTGGAGTTCCAGATCACCCCCTGACAAGCTTTTGGGGATCCCTTATCAATCGGGCAAAAAGCAGCATTGATCACAGCAATCTTTCGCTTGAGCGCAAGAAGAGCATGCCTCTAACCCCCAAAACCCTGAACTTTGCTGAATTTACTGAGCTTTAGGCGGTTTGGCAAAAGTCATTGAGAGGGATATAGTAGACCAAGTTTCCCCCTGATCCTTGAGTCCACCGCAACGGTTGCCGGGAAGTGAAGGGGGAAAGCGCTCGGGGGGTATTCCTCAGGGCTTTGCGGGATACCGCCTTCCTGTTTGGACTCCGTCCCGCTGACGCGAACAGAGATAGGCAGGATGCGATCGCTTCTTTCCTGAACCATGTTCAGGAGAGTTCAGCGTGAATGTATCAGTTGTGGGGATCCGTACTCCACTATGGGTGGAGAGAAAAAGTGGGCTTGGATCCCAGTCCTAGTGGATGTAGCCGACTTGGGTGAGCGTTCCTTGACTTGGGCTTAAGTTATACCCTTGTCGCCATGGATCTTGGTGCTGTAACCCACCTGGCCAGGTGATAGAACAGGATCAAACCCAGCAGCATTTGGGAGGTTTGTTGTCATGGCTACGTTGCAACCCAAAGTGACCCACCAGCTTTTGGCGGCCTTAGCCCTGTTTGCCTGTCTGGGCTTGTTGCCTGCTTGTGGCGAGAGCAGCAGCAGCACCGTCAGCCCCCCCAGCATCACCCCCACCCCCACCGGCTCATAATTCGGCTGGTTTTTGCATGCCCTTGCAGCGGTTGCCCAAGTTGGTTCAGCTTTGGGCTTTGAGGATCGTGGGGATCTTTTGTCTTTGTCTGCTGGCGGCCTGTGGAGGATCCCCTACCTCGATGGAGCCACCGCGGGCAGGGGAAGTGCCGATTGCCAGCTTCCTGTGCCGGTTGGATCGCCAGACCCGCAGCTTCACGGGGCCTATTTACGCCGAACAGCCCCAGGTTGCCACCTGCAACCCCGGTCGCCTTACGCCTGCAGCAGCCCAAAAGATGATGGATCGGCTGAATTTTCTACGGCTGTTGCACCAGTTACCGCCGGTGAAGCTCAATCCTCAGTTCCTAGAAGCCGCCCAGCAAGCGGCCTTGATGCAGGTAGCCAATGGTACTCTCAGCCACCAGCCGCCCCCTTCTTGGCGCTGCTTTACCCCTGCTGGGGAGGCGGGATCCCGCTTCAGCAACCTGGCGGTTGGGCCCATCCTAGAGCTGAACGGCCCCGATCCAGGCCGGGTGTTGGCGCGGCAGGTGGACATCTATTTTGCCGAGCCAGGTCGAGAAAACTTTGTGGATGTGGGGCATCGCCGCTGGAACCTGTATCCTCAGTACGCCCAGGGGGCCTACGGCATTGTCTTTGACCCACGGGCTGGACGGGTGACCCAGGCCAACGCCAACTGGATCTTCGGTTTTGACGAGTCGGTGCCAGATCCAGAGTTCATCGCCTTCCCGGAGAAAGACGGCTACCTCTACCGCCTAGAAGGGTTTTCCGGCCAGCCCCTGTCTGCCTACCGCTGGTCTTTCTCGGTGCCCAGCCGTGGCGGCAAGGCTGATCTCAGCCAAGCCCAAGTCCGCATCACCGATGCCCTCAGCGGCGAGCCGGTGCCTGTTGGAGATCTCCGCGTGGGGGATCCCGCCTTTGGCCTGGAAACTTTGACCTACTCCGTGGGTTCGATCCAGCCCAATCGCAACTACACCTTTGAAATTAGCGGCATTCGCCTCAACGGTGGCCCCCCCCGCAGTTACCGCTACACCACCGCTCTCTACGACTGCGATCCCCAAACTTCCCAACGGCCCGCACCCCTCACCGAAGGGCTGGGGATCCCGCCCCGTCTGCTCTGGCAGAGGGAGCCTTTCAACTCTTTCAACCCTCTCAACTAGCTTTTCCTCACCCCCAGCCCCTTTCCCAAAGGGGAGAGAGGAGTCTGCTGCTCCTGGAAGCTTGACTTTATGCATAAAGCGCAATTCGAGAATGACAAAACTGCATAACCTGTTACAGAGTGTAACTGCCAATACCAAAGTTAACAGTTCGTCATCGCTAGAGTAGCCAGTGTTCACCCCACAGCAGCGATCATGGCGAACCAATTTGAACGCCTCAAAAGCGAAAAGGATGGGCTGGCGGTCAAGGCCGAGCTGGAGGCGTTTGCCCGGATGGGTTGGGAGAACATTCCTGAAGACGACCGGGATCACCGCCTCAAGTGGCTGGGGATCTTCTTTCGCAAGCGCACCCCAGGTCAGTTCATGCTGCGGCTGCGCCTGCCCAATGGGATCCTAACCAGCGGCCAAATGCGGATGTTGGGCGCAATCATCCACCCCTATGGAGAACAGGGCGTAGCCGACATCACCACCCGGCAGAACCTGCAACTGCGGGGCATCCCCATCGAGGAAATGCCCCAGATCCTGGGCTACCTGAAAGAGGTAGGCCTGACCAGCATCCAGTCGGGCATGGACAACGTGCGCAACATCACGGGATCCCCTCTGGCCGGTATTGACCCGGACGAGCTGATCGATGTGCGCGGTCTCACCCGCAAGGTGCAGGACATGATCACCAACAACGGCGAGGGCAACCCTTCCTTCAGCAACCTGCCGCGCAAGTTCAACATCGCCATCTGCGGTTGTCGCGACAACTCCGTGCATGCGGAGATCAACGACCTGGCCTTTGTGCCCGCCTTCAAAAATGGCCGCCTGGGCTTCAACGTCCTGGTGGGCGGCTTTTTCTCGGCTCGCCGCTGCGCCGAGGCAATTGGCCTAGATGTCTGGGTGGATCCCCGCGATGTGGTTCCTCTGTGCGAGGCGGTGCTGCTGGTCTACCGGGATCACGGCCTGCGGGCCAACCGGCAAAAGGCGCGGTTGATGTGGCTCATTGACGAGTGGGGCCTAGAGAAGTTCCGGGCGGCTGTGGAGCGCCAGACTGGCCACCCTCTGCTCAGGGCAGCGGAAAAAGATGAGGTGGTCTGGCACAAGCGGGATCTGCTGGGGGTGCATGCCCAGAAGCAGCCGGGCCTCAACTTTGTCGGCCTGCACGTGCCTGTGGGGCGGCTCAACGCCCTGGAGATGATGGAGCTGGCCCGCTTGGCGGAGGTGTACGGCTCCGGGGAGCTGCGGCTGACGGTGGAGCAGAACGTGCTCATCCCCAATGTGCCCGACTCCCGAGTGGCCCCGCTCCTCAAAGAGCCGCTCTTGAAGAAGTTCTCCCCCAACCCAGGGCCCTTGCAGCGGGGGTTGGTGTCCTGTACGGGCAACCAGTTCTGCAACTTTGCCCTTATCGAGACCAAAAACCGGGCTGTGGCCTTGATGGAGGAGCTGGAGGCGGAGCTGGAGATCCCCCAAACGGTGCGCATCCACTGGACGGGCTGCCCCAACTCCTGCGGCCAACCCCAAGTAGCCGATATCGGCCTTATGGGCACCACTGCTCGCAAGGACGGCAGGGTGGTGGAGGCCGTGGACATCTACATGGGGGGAGAGGTGGGCAAAGACGCCAAGCTGGGCGAATGCGTGCGCAAAGGGATCCCTTGCGAAGACCTCAAGCCGGTCTTGGTGGAGTTGCTCAGGGAGCACTTTGGGGCCAGGCCGCGTCAGCATCCGTCCGCCGCCCAGGCTTCTGTTTTGGTAACCCGCTAGCGGTTCTGTTGCCGTCCTGAAAGTTTTTCTTTCTTCGTCGTTGTAAATCTTGGAGGTTTCGATGTCTAAGCTGTTCAGCACTTCCTCTCCCGTCTCCCGTCGGCAATTTTTGGCCGGGGTGGCTGCTCTCACGGCTGGGGCGGCCACGGCTGGGATCCCGCGCGCCCAATCGCAATCCTTGGGCAAAGGCTACTGGGTGGCGCAGGCCGATACTCCCGAAACCACCAGCGCCAAGCTGGGGTTCATCGCTCTAACCGACGCGGCCCCCCTGATCATCGCCAAAGAGAAGGGGTTTTTCGACAAGTACGGCATGAAAGATGTGGAGGTGGTCAAGCAGGCCTCTTGGGGCACCACCCGCGACAACTTGGTGCTGGGATCCGCCGCCGGCGGCATCGATGGGGCACACATCCTCACCCCCATGCCCTACCTCATCACCACCGGCAAAGTTACCGATGGCAAGCCGGTGCCTATGTACATTTTGGCCCGTCTCAATCTGGACGGTCAGGGCATTAGCATTTCCAACCAATATCGGGATTTGCAAATCGGCCTGGATAGTTCCCCCCTCAAGGCCAAGTTTGCCGAGGTCCGAGCTGCCGGCGGGGATCCCAAATGTGCAATGACCTTCCCTGGTGGCACCCACGACGTGTGGATGCGCTACTGGCTGGCCGCAGGCGGGATCGATCCCACTAGCGACGTCTCCATCATTGTGGTGCCGCCGCCGCAGATGGTGGCCAATATGAAATCCAGAACCATGGAAGCCTTCTGTGTGGGCGAGCCTTGGAATGCCCAGCTGGTGAACCAAAAAGAGGGGTATAGTGCCCTCACCACCGGCGAGCTGTGGAACGGCCACCCGGAAAAGGCCTTTGCCCTGCGGGCCGACTGGGTGGATGCGCACCCGAAAGCCACCCTTGCCCTGTTGAAAGCGGTGCTGGAAGCCCAGATCTGGTGCGACCAGATGGAAAACAAAGAGGAGATGTGTCGCATCATCGGCGACCGCCGCTGGCTGGGGGTTCCCGTGACCGATATCTTGGGCCGTTCTCGGGGCACTTTTGACTACGGCACCGGCAAGGTCGTTGAAAACAGCCCCCACCTGATGAAGTTCTGGCAGAACTACGCTTCCTACCCCTTCAAGAGCCACGATCTCTGGTTCTTGACCGAAAACATTCGCTGGGGTTACCTACCTGCCGACACCGATACCAAAGCCTTGGTGGAGCGGGTGAATCGGGAAGAACTCTGGCGGGAAGCTGCCAAAGCCATTGGCCAGGAGGCGGCCATTCCCCCCAGCCCTTCCCGAGGAGTGGAAACCTTCTTCGACGGGGTGCAGTTCGATCCCGAAAATCCTGCCGCCTACCTGGAGAAATTGGCGATTAAGAAGCTGGCCTAATTTCCCAACTTTCCCCAGCAAGTTAGCTGCAAACCCTCTGTCCAGGAGAGAAGGGATCCCCGAATCCCCACAAAGAGTGTTCAACTGAAACCCCTTCTCTCTTGGGATCCTCTTAAGTTGACTTCAACCTTACTCCCAGCAAGCCATGAGGATTTTCCACTCTGCCCTACAGTTGGGCTACCACCTCTTTCGGATCCTGCTTCCCCTACTGGTTGGCCTAGGCCACTGGCTGCTGAAAACCGGCCAAGGTTCTGTTCTTCAGTCCAGTACCGGAATCGGTTCCCCCGCCAGTTCTGCACCTTCTTCTGCTTGGCGGCAAAGAGTCCAAATCCACAAAGCGCTGCGTCGCATTCTGTTGCCCGCTACGGCCATTTTGCTCGTCCTGATTCTCTGGCAAATCATTTACAGCCGCCCCGGAGCCAACTTGCCCACCCCTCTCCAGGTTTGGCAGGACACCTGGGATCCCCTCATTAAAGATCCCTTTTTTGACTATGGCGGCAATGCCAAAGGGCTGTTCTGGCAAATTTGGGCCAGCTTGCGGCGGGTGTTCATTGGGTTTGCCCTGGCCGGCTTGGTGGGGGTTGTGGGCGGCATGATCATCGGGGTCAATCGCTGGCTGTACGAGGCTTTGGATCCCATTTTTCAGGTGCTGCGCACGGTGCCGCCTTTGGCCTGGCTGCCGATTTCTTTGGCTGCCTTTCGAGATGCCAACCCTTCCGCCATTTTCGTAATCTTCATTACGGCCCTCTGGCCCATTTTGATCAACACCGTTGTCGGCGTACAGCAGATCCCACAGGACTACCGCAACGTGGCCAGAATTGTGCGCATGTCCGGCTGGAAGTACTTTTTCAAAATCGTTTTCCCGGCAACTGTGCCCTATATTTTTACCGGCTTGCGCATTGGGGTGGGCTTGTCTTGGCTGGCCATTGTGGCAGCGGAAATGTTGATTGGCGGTGTGGG
Proteins encoded in this region:
- a CDS encoding ABC transporter substrate-binding protein produces the protein MQPKSVFWKRRQVLAGLGSLGAWALSQGSPFAQNTSQNMVDLGSLSWADILERARGSSVNWAMWSGSEAINGFVDGWVRSQLQERYGIRLNRIPLTDTVEAVNKVIGEVQAGLRSGGSIDLIWINGNNFRTLKQGNLLYGPFAEKLPSLTFYDPADIATDFGLPTEGYSAPYTGNYFLMAYDAERVPNPPQSHAELLAWAEANPGRFTYVAPPDFHGSRFLLSAFYGVTGGYAQYSGPDFDADLWARQSPALVEYLRKLDPFLWRQGQTYPPTFARLAELFANGEVWLIPTFIDQVILRKGNGQFPPSTTPYGIPGTSLIDPSFTAIPINAANPWGAMVLAEVLASPEGQLEKFKPEVWGDLPLIDVSRLSADYQTAFAQLEAAAGIPIQEAIAGAVPIVNSEYTVQLEALWQQQVLPG
- a CDS encoding ABC transporter permease codes for the protein MSLLARSLAYAQNHSDMLFQAFVQHLQLVAVPLGMGLLLGLPLGFFSSRSQMLSLVVINAFSSLRVIPSLAILFLAIPYFGLSFRSAVVALTLLALPPILISTDVAFRSLEPALREAALSMGMTPGQVLRHVEIPLALPVILAGVKTATIEVIASATLAAFIGAGGLGTFITLGFALYDNAILLVGAVPVALLAIAAEIGLGTLQRALEPPQA
- a CDS encoding ureidoglycolate lyase; protein product: MTSQLRQLKAHLAEPENFAPYGQVICPTPDHKPFDSQDAQLFLNQGQPRFYIMRLPRRGLKFTQITHHIRCTQCLGSLNGKEWFIGVAPPADELHVDQIQAFRVPGDRFIKLEMGTWHAGPYFDHEEFIDFYNLELADTNITDHETINLLQTYNLEFQITP
- a CDS encoding CAP domain-containing protein, which encodes MPLQRLPKLVQLWALRIVGIFCLCLLAACGGSPTSMEPPRAGEVPIASFLCRLDRQTRSFTGPIYAEQPQVATCNPGRLTPAAAQKMMDRLNFLRLLHQLPPVKLNPQFLEAAQQAALMQVANGTLSHQPPPSWRCFTPAGEAGSRFSNLAVGPILELNGPDPGRVLARQVDIYFAEPGRENFVDVGHRRWNLYPQYAQGAYGIVFDPRAGRVTQANANWIFGFDESVPDPEFIAFPEKDGYLYRLEGFSGQPLSAYRWSFSVPSRGGKADLSQAQVRITDALSGEPVPVGDLRVGDPAFGLETLTYSVGSIQPNRNYTFEISGIRLNGGPPRSYRYTTALYDCDPQTSQRPAPLTEGLGIPPRLLWQREPFNSFNPLN
- a CDS encoding ferredoxin--nitrite reductase encodes the protein MANQFERLKSEKDGLAVKAELEAFARMGWENIPEDDRDHRLKWLGIFFRKRTPGQFMLRLRLPNGILTSGQMRMLGAIIHPYGEQGVADITTRQNLQLRGIPIEEMPQILGYLKEVGLTSIQSGMDNVRNITGSPLAGIDPDELIDVRGLTRKVQDMITNNGEGNPSFSNLPRKFNIAICGCRDNSVHAEINDLAFVPAFKNGRLGFNVLVGGFFSARRCAEAIGLDVWVDPRDVVPLCEAVLLVYRDHGLRANRQKARLMWLIDEWGLEKFRAAVERQTGHPLLRAAEKDEVVWHKRDLLGVHAQKQPGLNFVGLHVPVGRLNALEMMELARLAEVYGSGELRLTVEQNVLIPNVPDSRVAPLLKEPLLKKFSPNPGPLQRGLVSCTGNQFCNFALIETKNRAVALMEELEAELEIPQTVRIHWTGCPNSCGQPQVADIGLMGTTARKDGRVVEAVDIYMGGEVGKDAKLGECVRKGIPCEDLKPVLVELLREHFGARPRQHPSAAQASVLVTR
- a CDS encoding CmpA/NrtA family ABC transporter substrate-binding protein; amino-acid sequence: MSKLFSTSSPVSRRQFLAGVAALTAGAATAGIPRAQSQSLGKGYWVAQADTPETTSAKLGFIALTDAAPLIIAKEKGFFDKYGMKDVEVVKQASWGTTRDNLVLGSAAGGIDGAHILTPMPYLITTGKVTDGKPVPMYILARLNLDGQGISISNQYRDLQIGLDSSPLKAKFAEVRAAGGDPKCAMTFPGGTHDVWMRYWLAAGGIDPTSDVSIIVVPPPQMVANMKSRTMEAFCVGEPWNAQLVNQKEGYSALTTGELWNGHPEKAFALRADWVDAHPKATLALLKAVLEAQIWCDQMENKEEMCRIIGDRRWLGVPVTDILGRSRGTFDYGTGKVVENSPHLMKFWQNYASYPFKSHDLWFLTENIRWGYLPADTDTKALVERVNREELWREAAKAIGQEAAIPPSPSRGVETFFDGVQFDPENPAAYLEKLAIKKLA
- a CDS encoding sensor histidine kinase; translated protein: MLFFSGSSEVRSRWPFRSIPLRVALLLPLVLSVAGGVGGVAYLSWQGGRHLALRLTEQLRREVTDRTEEHLARYLQIPLQINALNQGAVRGGLLPDLTTPSPADLEVLEAHFARQLQPFPELSYIGFVSAQGGFVTARRHADGSIWTYHTPSLLPGSVQGCQRDPETGDPTGLRRQLGFVDLRRLFWFPQLLQSEGIRDTWVVTRFFAELPAQDPERLILTSLSLTDSGGRVYGSLLASLSIQQLQAFLERVQGSSAVGVSFLLDEEGQVVASTAGPAPHPLLVAVQEQVGSWGTASSQDSLRLKVGGIPYWVEVESVQSEGRLGFYFVHGIPEATLLAEVRRSAQQAALLGGGLLLSMLGTGILLGEALLRPLRRLTQVAEQFIHSGFQPWPPLDPGPIQEVQTLTKAWQQAAAAQQALLDRLWQQQQEYRAVVEQQTELICRFRPDTCITYVNPAYLRFFGRRAEEVVGQPWRDRLPEEEQAKVLQAFAALTPEHPFYCSEREYPGENGQSRWISWVDRGIFDSQGRLVEILSVGREITEQKRAEQQLQALNRELEAQVELRTAKLQQALHFEGVLRAISSRMVVSLNEGEILEEVVRALAEALGLTCCQVLLLLEDGSTWIPGYCYSPSLSSDVAQDGGADPLHGPDYASDPEFLRLLQSHSSSQQKWKIHCCCRKEGRWVRLLVCTLWDKEKRLGALLLERLPEQEFSEDEIQLAYQVANLCALAIRQARLYQAAQAQVKELERLNLLKDDFLSTVSHELRTPMTNVRMALQMLQMTRDNPEKQRHYFTIALKECNRQIELINDLLDMRRLGAGTYLLQPENIFLPRYLQDLLAGAQPLAQAKHQHLQLHLEAGIPSLWADPTCLGRILRELLHNAIKYTAPEGSIHLRAVSEGEGILFVCSNSSEIPTAELPRIFEKFYRIPQSDRWKHGGTGLGLALVKQLVEHMGGNISVNSSDGWTHFQVWLPQGEDPAPPLPGPPPMSEDLPFWKEAGGEGHT